In Deltaproteobacteria bacterium, a genomic segment contains:
- the mazG gene encoding nucleoside triphosphate pyrophosphohydrolase has translation MDRFEKAGQAFAELCRTMATLRAPDGCPWDREQTFETLKTYLLEETYETLEAIESGIPEEHCEELGDLLLQVVFQSEIAQETDLFDVAKVCDGIRSKLVRRHPHIFGDAGAKTAKEVAETWEEIKAKERKGKEGKKRSSVLDGLPSHLPALLRAYRTGEKASGIGFDWPDATGPLEKYNEEWTELREALDSPEDRDSIKEELGDVLFSLVNYSRHIGFDPEDALRGAINKFHQRFRHVEQSALSTGKNLRELGIDRLNVLWEDAKRLL, from the coding sequence ATGGACAGATTCGAAAAAGCAGGTCAGGCATTTGCAGAACTTTGTCGGACCATGGCGACCCTACGAGCACCAGATGGCTGCCCATGGGACCGTGAACAGACTTTTGAAACCCTCAAAACCTATCTACTTGAGGAAACTTACGAAACCCTTGAGGCCATTGAGTCTGGAATCCCCGAGGAACACTGCGAAGAGCTCGGCGACCTCTTGCTTCAAGTCGTGTTTCAATCGGAAATTGCACAAGAAACCGACCTTTTCGACGTCGCTAAGGTTTGTGATGGTATCCGCAGCAAGCTCGTAAGGCGTCACCCCCATATATTCGGCGATGCAGGTGCCAAAACCGCCAAAGAAGTTGCCGAAACCTGGGAGGAAATAAAGGCCAAAGAGCGAAAAGGCAAAGAAGGCAAAAAACGTTCAAGTGTCTTGGACGGTCTCCCGAGTCATCTCCCGGCCCTCTTGAGAGCCTACCGAACCGGCGAAAAGGCGTCCGGGATAGGGTTTGATTGGCCTGACGCCACCGGACCCTTGGAGAAGTACAACGAGGAATGGACCGAATTGAGAGAGGCTCTGGACAGCCCAGAAGACCGGGACTCAATTAAAGAAGAACTTGGCGATGTTCTATTCTCGCTCGTCAATTACTCGCGTCACATAGGCTTTGATCCTGAGGATGCACTGCGAGGCGCGATCAATAAATTTCATCAACGATTTCGCCACGTAGAACAGAGCGCACTGAGTACGGGTAAAAACCTTCGGGAACTGGGTATTGACCGTCTTAACGTCCTATGGGAAGACGCCAAGCGACTACTTTGA
- the rpsT gene encoding 30S ribosomal protein S20, translating into MANHKSAAKRARQSIKRTERNHAVKSRVRSAVRSFREAVAAGENEAAETKLAAATRELRKAATKGVYHQRTVSRRVSRLVKGMNAARA; encoded by the coding sequence GTGGCAAATCATAAGTCAGCAGCAAAGCGCGCTCGTCAATCTATTAAGCGCACAGAGCGCAACCACGCGGTCAAAAGCCGTGTGCGTTCAGCAGTTCGTTCATTCCGCGAAGCAGTAGCCGCCGGAGAGAATGAAGCAGCTGAAACTAAACTAGCAGCCGCGACACGCGAATTGCGTAAGGCAGCGACTAAAGGTGTTTATCACCAGCGCACAGTATCTCGACGCGTATCACGCCTCGTTAAAGGCATGAACGCAGCCCGCGCATAA
- a CDS encoding TIGR04552 family protein, which translates to MEDKQQYTESLEPTVPVGDLKDSSVFDPPRMSARLPPGLSADRLLDLGAVYQALAGDSVVDSTRSYFQNRSTVERFLRLCCFDTDNPIEMASVDALRAEAVTYLSDLHGYQIPLEVARPKHIYDLFLTASAGNSESSRFACMILKVMHILYHISSRELVFNMRISEAELLSRLNSKVFRVIDEMRAEGITVCEFAAGKKRRSSITTKLLAKRDTVATHIFDKLRFRIVVKSRDDLINALIYIMRNLLPFNFVMPGQSENGIITIDDVTRVFGVEPSFLKSFWGDTGVLVKEQKELATHENEFSGPGYRCVNFVAEIPLRLDDMGVEASPAIGAVETEIQLVDAMTEKANSRGENSHERYKSRQRVHVRKRLEGIDSLQARLPRFEDID; encoded by the coding sequence ATGGAGGATAAACAGCAGTATACAGAGAGCCTAGAACCGACTGTTCCTGTAGGGGATTTGAAAGACTCGTCAGTCTTTGACCCACCAAGGATGTCTGCGCGATTACCTCCTGGCTTATCGGCTGACCGGCTTCTAGATCTTGGCGCGGTTTATCAGGCGCTTGCGGGTGATTCGGTTGTCGATTCCACCCGTAGTTATTTTCAAAACCGCTCAACGGTTGAGCGATTTTTGAGACTCTGTTGTTTTGATACGGATAATCCCATCGAGATGGCTTCTGTAGACGCGTTGCGCGCTGAGGCCGTGACATACTTGAGTGATCTCCACGGATATCAAATCCCATTGGAAGTTGCGCGCCCCAAACACATATACGATTTGTTTCTTACCGCATCGGCCGGTAATTCGGAAAGCAGCCGATTCGCCTGCATGATTTTGAAGGTGATGCATATCTTGTATCACATCAGCTCACGAGAGCTTGTTTTCAATATGCGAATCTCTGAGGCTGAATTACTTTCCCGGCTCAACAGTAAGGTTTTTCGTGTTATCGATGAAATGCGTGCTGAGGGAATAACGGTTTGTGAATTTGCGGCGGGCAAGAAGCGGCGCTCTTCAATCACAACGAAGCTTCTGGCAAAGCGCGATACAGTTGCGACCCATATTTTCGATAAGCTACGGTTCCGAATCGTGGTAAAAAGTCGCGACGATTTAATCAATGCGCTTATCTATATCATGCGTAATCTGCTGCCTTTTAACTTCGTAATGCCTGGCCAAAGTGAGAACGGGATTATCACCATTGATGACGTAACCCGTGTTTTTGGGGTGGAGCCTAGCTTCTTAAAAAGTTTTTGGGGCGATACGGGTGTACTGGTCAAAGAGCAAAAGGAACTTGCGACTCACGAAAATGAATTCAGTGGTCCAGGTTACCGCTGCGTGAACTTTGTTGCAGAGATTCCATTACGACTGGACGATATGGGAGTTGAAGCCAGTCCTGCGATCGGGGCGGTTGAAACTGAGATTCAGCTTGTTGATGCGATGACTGAAAAAGCGAATAGCCGGGGTGAAAATTCTCACGAACGTTACAAATCTCGCCAGAGGGTACACGTTCGCAAGCGCCTTGAAGGGATTGATTCACTTCAAGCAAGACTTCCTCGGTTCGAGGATATCGATTAA